Sequence from the Mesorhizobium sp. PAMC28654 genome:
GCACCGCCTTCAAGCAAAGGCAGGCCGCAGCCAACTGCGAAACCGCTGTATGGCCGAACATCCCGATGGTTTGCTACCCGAACTGATTTCTGATCCCTATCGCCGCAATGCCGCGACGAGACCGACCGACCCCTCGCCTCAGGCTGCCTGCGGTTCAGGATCGAAGGCCGGGCGGCTGGTGTTGATCAGCAGCGAAATGCAGGCGGCGGCTATTGCCGTCATGCCGGCAATGAGGAAGGCAAGCTGGTAATTGCCCTGCAGTTCGCGCATCGTGCCACCGAAGGCGGCCGCGGAAGCCGCACCGATCTGATGGCCGGCCACGATCCAGCCGAACACGATAGGACCGCTGCGGTCGCCGAATGCCTCGTTGGCGAGCCTGAGCGTCGGCGGCACGGTGGCGATCCAGTCAAGCCCATAGAGCACGGCGAAGATGATCAGGCTGACCGCCGAGAAACCGGAATAGGGCAGGTAGATCAGCGACAGGCCCCGCACCGCATAGTAGAATCCGAGCAGCTTGCGCGGATCGAACCGATCGGTGAGCCAGCCCGACAGCGTCGTGCCGATCAGGTCGAAAATGCCCATCATCGACAGCAGGCCGGCGGCTTGCACCTCGCCGATGCCCATGTCGCCGCAGAAGGCGATCAGGTGCGTGCCAACCAGACCGTTGGTGGTGAAGCCGCAGACGAAGAAGGTGGCGAACAGGTACCAGAACACCCGTGTGCCGGCTGCCCGGCGCAGCGTCGAGAGCGTGTGCGCGAGGAAATTGCCTTGCGATGCCGGCGGCGTCGGCGGCACGTCGTCGAGTTCGGCGCCAAAGCGCACCATGCCGATGGCGGCGGGCCGTTCCGGCACCAGCAGCCAGACCAGCGGTATGAGACAGGCGGTCGCGACTGCCACGGCGACGGCAACCGGCTTCCATCCGCCCGACTGCGCCAGTGCCGCGAGCAGCGGCAGGAACACCAGGAGACCGGTGGCGCTGGAGGCTGACATCAGCCCCATGACCAGGCCGCGATTGGTCTTGAACCAGCGATTGACGATGGTGGCGCCAAGCACACTGGCGACCGCCCCGGAACCGATACCCGAGAAGACGCCCCAGGTGATGAACAGATGCCAGGGCTTGGTCATCAGCAGGCTGAGCGCCGTCGAGGCCGACATGACAACCAGCGATGCAAGCAGCGTGCGACGCAGGCCGATGCGTTCCATCAGGGCCGCGGCGAATGGTCCCGTCAGGCCATAGAGCAGGATGCCGATGCCAGCGGCAAGGGAGACGACATCACGGCGCCAGCCAAAACTGTTCTCCAGCGGCAGCATCATGACGGCGGGCGCCGACCGAAGCCCTGCCGCGATGAGCAGGCAAAGGAATATGACGGCGACCACAACGAAGGCGTAGCGCTGGCCAAAGGGGCGGGACTGAGCTATCATGTTACTGACCGGTACGTTGCAGTTGACTTTACGTATACGTACCGATCGGTAACACTGTCAAGCGAGTCCCCGGATGACATCGGACAAAAATATTGAACCATCCATCAAGGATGATCACGGATCGGCCCCGCTGAAGGCTGGCGAAAAGATCCTCGACGTGGCGCGTGACCTGTTCTACCGGGAGGGCATCAGGGCGATCGGCGTCGACGAGATCGTGAGGCGCGCCGGCGTCACCAAGCCCAGCCTCTATCGCAGCTTCCCGTCGAAGGACGAATTGGCCGCCTCCTATCTCAGGCGGTACGATCTCGAATTCTGGGACCGTTTCGACGAGGCGGTGGACGCCCATCCGGGTAACCCCCGCGCGCAGATCATCGCTTTCCTGACCCGCGTCGGCAAGCGTACGCAGATGCCGCAATATCGCGGCTGCGGCATGACCAACGCGGCGGTCGAATATCCAGAACATGGCCATCCGGCCCGCGTCGTCAGCGAGGCCAACAAGCAGGAACTGCGGCGCCGCCTGCGCGCCATGGCGACGGCGATGGGCGCCGGCGACCCCGACACGCTGGGGGACGGTCTGCTGCTGTTGATCGAGGGCGCCTATATCAGCGGCCAGTTGTTTGGCCTCGGCGGCCCTGCGCAATCGGTTGCCCGCAACGCCGACCTGCTGATCGAAGCGAGCTTGAAGAAATAGCGTTTGGCGATACGCTGCGGCGGCTCGAAACGGAGTTGTCCGCCATGCGTGCGCTGCTGATCCCGCTTATTCTCGCTGGCTTATGCCAAGCGGCCCGCGCGGGCGATATCTCCAGCGTCTACACCGATCTCGACTGGAAGAAAGACTGCGTTACCTATGCGCAGTCCGGACAGGGCGACGGCGACTGGGCCGATCTCGCCTGCTCCGGCTATCGCGGCTATCCCGTGCTCATCGCCTATGACGACAACAGGGAATCGCTGTTCTACGGCTTTTCGCCCAGCGATATGACCTCGGTGTGGGAGAGCTTTTCCGGCTTCAATTCGGCGGGACCCAAGGTCGAATGGCGTATCGAAACGACCGGCGAGACCGTCGTGCCCTTCGCCGCCATCCATCGCCGCTCTGTCAGCGATCCTGAAAACGCCGATAAGAAAACCGAAATCCTGATTGTCGCCAAGGTCGGCCAGATGGAGGCTCGCGACGGTTGCACCATCGGCCTGGTGCTGGCCACCGGCAATCCCGACGCCAACGACCAGGCGCGCAAGCTTGCCGATGAAAAGGCGCGGACATTCGCCTGCGGCAAGGACCACCACACCGTCATCGGCAACGTGCCGGCTTTCGGCCGGGTGGATAACTGAAAGCCGTCAAAACGACCTCACGCAGCACTTTCGTGAGACATGCTTGGTCCGTGCCGCCCCTCATTGCCCTACCGGGCATTTCTCCCCGTAGAACGGGGAGAAAGAAGCCGTCGTCAATGGTTTCGCCAATTGTCAGCGTTGCAGAATGGGCGCAGGAATCGGCGCCAGGCGGATGAGGGGCGGCGCTACGTTCGCAACAGTTCGCGCGCTCCGATCGTCGCCTACTTGCTCTTCTTTGCCCGCTCGATCGCCTCGACGATCATCCTCTTGGCATGAGCGGAATCGTGCCAGCCTTCGATCTTGACCCATTTGCCGGGTTCGAGGTCCTTGTAGTGCTCGAAGAAGTGCTGCACCTGGTCGCGCGTGATCTCAGGCAACTGCGTGTACTCGGTGACGTTCTCGTAGCGCAGCGTCAGCTTGGGCGACGGCACGGCGATGATCTTTTCATCCTGGCCGGCATTGTCTTCCATGATCAGCACGCCGATCGGCCGTACATTGATGACGCAGCCCGGCACCAGTGCGCGCGTGTTGCAGACCAGCACGTCGATCGGGTCGCCGTCGCCCGACAGCGTGTGCGGCACGAAGCCGTAATTGCCGGGATACCGCATGGACGTGTGCAGGAAGCGGTCCACGAACAGCGTGCCGGCTTCCTTGTCCATCTCGTACTTGATCGGCTCGCCGCCGATCGGCACCTCGATGATGACGTTGACGTCCTCGGGTGGATTCTTTCCAGTGGCTATGGCTTCGATGCGCATGGCGTTGTCCCTCTTTCGATGGGAGACCGATAGCGGGCGGCGCGGAATGGCGCAATGCGG
This genomic interval carries:
- the ppa gene encoding inorganic diphosphatase, which gives rise to MRIEAIATGKNPPEDVNVIIEVPIGGEPIKYEMDKEAGTLFVDRFLHTSMRYPGNYGFVPHTLSGDGDPIDVLVCNTRALVPGCVINVRPIGVLIMEDNAGQDEKIIAVPSPKLTLRYENVTEYTQLPEITRDQVQHFFEHYKDLEPGKWVKIEGWHDSAHAKRMIVEAIERAKKSK
- a CDS encoding TetR/AcrR family transcriptional regulator is translated as MTSDKNIEPSIKDDHGSAPLKAGEKILDVARDLFYREGIRAIGVDEIVRRAGVTKPSLYRSFPSKDELAASYLRRYDLEFWDRFDEAVDAHPGNPRAQIIAFLTRVGKRTQMPQYRGCGMTNAAVEYPEHGHPARVVSEANKQELRRRLRAMATAMGAGDPDTLGDGLLLLIEGAYISGQLFGLGGPAQSVARNADLLIEASLKK
- a CDS encoding MFS transporter, which gives rise to MIAQSRPFGQRYAFVVVAVIFLCLLIAAGLRSAPAVMMLPLENSFGWRRDVVSLAAGIGILLYGLTGPFAAALMERIGLRRTLLASLVVMSASTALSLLMTKPWHLFITWGVFSGIGSGAVASVLGATIVNRWFKTNRGLVMGLMSASSATGLLVFLPLLAALAQSGGWKPVAVAVAVATACLIPLVWLLVPERPAAIGMVRFGAELDDVPPTPPASQGNFLAHTLSTLRRAAGTRVFWYLFATFFVCGFTTNGLVGTHLIAFCGDMGIGEVQAAGLLSMMGIFDLIGTTLSGWLTDRFDPRKLLGFYYAVRGLSLIYLPYSGFSAVSLIIFAVLYGLDWIATVPPTLRLANEAFGDRSGPIVFGWIVAGHQIGAASAAAFGGTMRELQGNYQLAFLIAGMTAIAAACISLLINTSRPAFDPEPQAA